The DNA segment CTGGATCGAGAGCGGGAGGGTGACACGCCAGAAGGTCCGGGCGGGATTGGCGCCGAGGATCGCGGCCGACTCCTCGAGGGCCGGGTCGATCTTCCCCAGCACGCTGGCGATCGACAGGATCATGAACGGCAGCAGCACGTGAACCATGCCCACCGTGACCGCCCAGACGCTGTTCATGAGCGGAACGGCCTCGCGGGTGAGGCCCAGGCCCCGCAGGAGCTGGTTCACGAGCCCCTCGTTGCCCAGGATGATCGTCCAGCCGATCGTCCGCACGACGATCGAGACGAGCAGCGGCGAGATCACGCCGATGAAGATCCAGTGCTTCAGGCGCGACCGCGACCGCACGAAATAGTACGCCACCGGGTAGCCGATCACGATCGTGAGCGCCGTCACCATGAGGGCGAGCGTGAAGGTGGTCTGGGTCACGCGCAGGAAGTACGGGTCGGTCACGAACTTGGCGTAGTGCTCGGCCGTGTAGCCGTAGGCCCCGGGAAAGCGCGTCCGGACCGACAGGCTCGCCATGTTGGCGAGCGGGTAGACGAAGAGCACGGTGAGCAGGGCCCCGGCTGGAGCCAAGAGGAGGCCGACGCCGAGCCGCCGCCATCTCCGCGACGGGGCTGCTCCGCGCTTCACGCGTCCCCCAGGAGGGGTCGTCTGAGGGCGCCCGTTCACGCGCGTACCCTCGCTCCCGCAAAGGAAAAATGGCTGGTAGCGCTATGACTAGCATCCGCCCCGGGGAGTGTCAAGCCGCCGGGCCCGAGCAGCCCCGGCCCGGATTAAGTTTGGCCGCTCCGGGAGAGCCCTTGTAGAATACCCCCTAACTCACGGCAGTCCCGGCACCCGAGGCTCCCGGTCGCTGGCGCCGAGGGAGACCGGAAACGCTGGAACGGTCAGCGAAAGGACGGCGTGATGGGCAAGCCGCGGCAGCTCGTGTTGGCGACCGTCATCGGGGCGGCGCTCCTTGGCGGCGGGCCGTGGCCGTCGGAAGCCGCCGATACGATCCTCCTGCGTACGGGAGAGATCGCCGCCGGGGACCTCGACGACGCCGACCTGACGCTGCAAACGCCGCAGGGTCCCTTCCGCGTCACTCGCGACACGAGCTGGCGGGTGATTCTGAACCTGGGCACGACCGGCGATTCGGTCCTGCTCCGGAACGGGAATCGCCTGTCGGGCATCGTCGACCGCGGGCGCTATACCCTGCGCGTGTCCGGAGACCAGACGCGGACCTTCGACCGGAGCGAGATCGGCGCGATCACGCTGGGCGCGGCGGGCGCCCCGTCGGGCCGGACGGCCGACACGCTCATTCTCCGGAACGGCGACTCGATCTACGGCGATCTCACGGCCACGGAATTCGCCCTCGCCGCGCCGTCGGGGACGTATCGCTTCCAGCGCGACACCGTGTGGCGGATCTTCCTCGGCTCGGCCGCCGGGGACGCGTTGTACCTCGCCAACGGCGACCGGCTCTCGGGCATCGTCGATCAGCCGAGCTACGCGGTCCGTACCCCCGACGGCCAGGTCATGGAATTCGGTCGCGACGTGGTGAAGGAGGTCATGCTCCGGTCCCCCGAACGGCCGGGCGCGGCGGCCGGTCCGGGGCCCGGAGCGGTCGGTCCGGGGGCGCCGTCGGGCCCGGTGACGCCCTCGGGCCCGGTGGCGGTCGCGCCGCCGACCGCCGCGGTGCCGCCGACACCGGTGCCGGCCGCACTCCGCGCCGTGCTGCGCGACCTCCAGTTCGAGTTCGACCGCTGGGACCTCACCTCCGAATCGCGCAAGACGCTCGAGGACGTTGCGACGGGGATGAAGGCCTATCCCGCTCTCCGCCTGCTCATCGAAGGCCACGCGGACGAGCGCGGGACCGCGGAGTACAACCTCGCGCTCGGCGCGCGCCGGGCCCAGACCGCCCGGGACTACCTGGTCACCCTCGGGATCGAGCCGGGCCGCCTGGACATGATCTCCTACGGCGAGGAGAAGCCGCTCGATCCCGGACACAACGAGCTCGCCTGGTCACTGAACCGCCGGGCGCACTTCGTGGTGAAAGCCCAATGAGGGTGGCCGGAGGGCACACCGGGCTGGCGCTCGCCCTGGTGCTCGCCTCGGGGATGGCGGCCGACGCCGCCACCACGGCGGGGTCTCGGGTCGGGACCTTCGCCACTTACCGCTGGTCCTCCAGCGTGAAGGAGGCGGTCCCCGTCTTGATCCGGCAGTCGGCGCCCGGCGGGCAGGTCTCGTGGTCGATCGCCGAGGAATCCACGACGCCGCCGCCGATCTTCGTGACCTACGCCGTCGTCCGAGGGGATGCCAAGACCTACACCCTCCAGATCGTGACCCGGGGCGAGGTCGAAGGACGGCCCCTGTCGGTGACCCAGGTCACGGTAGACCGGAGCTCCGGCAAGGCCGTGCGGAGCGTGATCCAGCGCGCCAAGGGCGTCATCGCGACGCCGGAGTCGGGGCTCCGCCCGTTCCGCGAGGCCGCCGTGCCCGGGGGTCCGCGCGAGGACGTCACGGTGCCGGCGGGACGGTTCACCGCCGTTCGCGGCGCCGCCCAGGGAGCCGACGTCTGGGTATCGGATCGCGTGCCGGCGCTGGGACTCGTCAAGGCGGTGTGGCCCCAGGGGACACTCGAGCTGGTGCGGAGCGGCGACACCGGGGCGAAGGACCTCCTGAGGCCGGCCACCAGCTGAGAGGAGCGAGCGATGCGCGCGAGTCGCCTGATCGGCATCGGCCTCGTGGTGGCCGCCGCGGGAGCGGGGACGACCCTGCCGGCTTCGGCTGACACCGTGATCCTGCGGAACGGGGACCTCGTCTCGGGTGAGCTCGAGGTAACGGAGATCCAGGTGGCCACCCAGGGCGGCCCCGTGCGGGCCGAGCCGCGCGACGTCGCCGGCGTGACGTTCGGTATGTTGTCGGGCGGCGACCACGTGAAGTTCCGCACCGGCAGCGGTGTCACCGGGCTCGTGGACCAGCCCGCCTACACGCTGCGCCTGCCCTCGGGTCAGACCCTCGTCATCGGGCGCGCGCAGGTCCTGCAGCTTTTCTTCGCCCCCCGCTGACGGTCGCACCGGCGCCCGCCACGCCGCCGCTCTCCCGCGGCCGGCGACCTCCAGACCGAGCAGTCCTTCGCGCCGGGCGCCAGCCCCGAACTGAGCCGGAGGCGTTGAGCTAGGTCATTTCGGGGGGTCTCGGAAGACCCCCCCGATGCCCCCCTCGTGGCGGCGGCGAAGCCGCCGCTCGGAGCACTTCTCGATGCACCACGCACTCGGTGGTCGGGCGCCGGGTCGGATTACTCCGACACCCTCTACCTGCGGCGAGCGCGGCGCGATTACTCGGACGGGCAGCTAGGCATCGGGGCCGGCCGGCGGCGGTCAAGTCGCTGCGCGATGGACCGCCAGTGGTTTGACCGCACTCGTGGCCTGGGCTAGGCTCTAGCGGAGCCATGGCTGACCCCCAGCGCCTGCAGAAGCTCGCCAGGGCCCCGGAGGGCGCGATCCGGCTGGCCGAGGCCGCGCTCTGGATCGCCACCGGAGAGTATCCGGACCTCGACATCGCGGCCTGGCTGAGGATTCTCGACGCCCTGGGGCGCCGGGCGGCCGAGCGGGTGACGTCCGGGATGCCTGCGGGGGCGAGCGCGGCGGCTCTCAATGCCTTCCTCTTCGAAGAGGAGGGGTTTCGCGGGAATGCCGAGGACTACCACGACCCGCGAAACAGCTTCCTGAATGACGTGCTGGAGCGCCGGCTCGGCATCCCGATCACGCTCTCGGTCGTCTACATCGAGGTGGCCGCCGCCGCCGGCCTCACGGTTCGCGGCATCGGGCTCCCGGGCCACTTCGTCGTCCGCCTGGAGCACCAGGGGGAGGCGAAGCTCCTCGATCCCTTCCACCGGGGGCGATCGCTCACTCACGCGGACTGTCACGCTCTCGTCCAGCGTGTCTCCGGCGCCGGCGTCCCGTTCGACCCGGGCTATCTCCGGCCGGTGACGACCCGGGAGATCGTGGTCCGGATGTTCCGCAACCTGAAGGGCATCTATCTCGCGCGGGGTGACTGGGCGCGGGCCCTGCGGGCGGTCGAGCCGATCTGCCTGCTGGCGCCGGAGGCCCTGGCCGAGCGGCGGGACCGCGGCACCATCCACGCCAAGCTCGGCGAATCGCGGGCCGCGATCCGCGACTGGGAGGCATACCTCCAGGGCGAGCCCGGGGCCTCCGACGCGGAACAGGTTCGCCAGAACCTCCGGGCCCTCCGCCAGGCCCTGGCCGTCCTGAACTGAGGGGGCCGGGTGAGCTGATGGCATCCATCGGTGTCCTGATGCTCGACACGCACTTCCCGCGCATCCCCGGCGACCTCGGCCACCCGGGCACGTTCGAGTTCCCCGTCCGCTACCACCGGGTTCCCGCGGCCACGCCCGAGCGCGTGGTACGCGTGGGCGATCCGGCGCTTCTCGACCTGTTCGCCGACGCCGCCCGGGCGCTGGAGCGCGAGGGCGTCGGCGCGATCACCACGACCTGCGGGTTCCTGGCCCGATTCCAGGCCGACCTGGCGGCGGCGGTCCGCGTTCCGATCGTCACCTCGAGCCTGCTGCTCGTCCCGCTCGTCGCGCGCATGCTGGCCCCCGGCCGCGCAGTGGGACTGCTCACCATCGACGCCGGCGCCCTCGGCCCGGCGCATCTCCGGGGGGCGGGGATCGGCCCCGACTTGCCGGTGGCGGTCGCCGGGCTCGAGAAGCAGGGGGCGGCGACGTTCGCCCGGAGCATCCTCGAGGACGAGCGCACGCTCGACGTCGAGGCGGCGCGCGCCGAGCACCGCGCGGCCGCCCGCCGGCTGATCGGCGAGCATCCGGAGGTCGGCGCGCTGGTCCTGGAATGCGCGAACATGCCGCCCTACCGGCTCGACGTCCAGGTCGTCACCGGGCTTCCCGTCTTCGACATCACCGACCTCGTCCGGCTCGTCCAGGCGAGCCTCCGGCCGGCCCCGGCCGGAGGCGGGAGCGGCGGGCCGTTACCTCGATGACGTCCAGCGAGGTCTTCCGCCCGCGCGGCCCGCGCAACCCGGAAGACGACGCCATCTTCCGGGCCCGCCGGCGCGAGTCCCGCCTGCGCCAGGAAGTGCTCGTCCGCGTCTCGATCTGCGTCCTGATCCTGGCCTACAACGAGATCCTCGGCACGACGGCCGGGGCCGGACCCAACGCGGTCATCCGGACGACGACGCTCCTCGGGCTCGCCCTCAACGGGCCGTACTATCTGGCCGCGCGCACCGGGCGATGGTCGCGCATCCAGGCCCATGGCCGGATGCTCGTCGACGTCACGCTGCTCACCGTCGGTCTCTTCGCGGCCGGCGGCCTCGCCGCCGCGCCCTACGTCTCCGTGTACGCGATCGTCCCCGTCTACGCGGGGATCGTCCTGTCGACGGCCGCCTGCATCGCCGCCACCCTCGCCGCCACCGCGGGCTACCTGGCGATCGCCTTGCTGCAGCAGGCCGGGTGGCTGCCGGTGACGGCGCGTCCGGCGTCGAACGCCTGGGAGGTGGCGGCCTTCAATCTCCTGGTCCTCAACGTGGTCGGCGGGCTCACGGCGACCCTGTGCGAGGCGTATCGCCGCAGCCGCCGGCGCCTCGCCGTCCTCTACCAGGACCTCGAGCGGGCCTACGACGAGACGTCCCGGCTCAACTCCGAGATGCAGCGGACCGCCCGGCTCCACGTGCTGGGCGAGGTGGTGGCCGGCGTCACCCACGAGATCGGCAACGCCCTCCAGGGCGCCCTGCTCCCGATCGACCTCGTGCGCGCGAAGGTGAGCGAGGCCGTGCCCGGCGTGCTGCGGCACCTCGATCAGATCGAGTACGGCTGCACGACCGCCATCCGCATCGTCCGAAACGTGCTCCAGACGGCCCGCCAGAGCTCGGAGGAGACGGTGCCCGTGTCGCTGGCCGATGTCGCTCGGCGCACGATCGAGCTGAAAGGCTACGACATCCGCCGGGACGGGATCGCCATCCAGCTCGATTTCCCCCACGAGTTCCCTCAGATCATGGGGCCGCCGCTCCGCCTCCAGCAGGTGTTCCTGAACCTCGTCACCAACGCCCAGCACGCCCTCCGCGACGGGAGTCGGACGCGCACCATCGAGATCGTCGGCTCCACCGACTTCGACCGCGCCATCGTCGAGGTGCGGGACACCGGCCCCGGCATTCCACCCGAGATCTTGCCGCGCCTCTTCGAGCCCTTCTACACGACCAAAGTCCAGGGAACGGGACTCGGCCTGGCGATCTCGGTGGACATCATCCGGGGACTCGGGGGCGAGCTCACGGCCCGGAACCGCCCCGAGGGCGGCGCGATCTTCCGGATGAGCCTCCCGGTGGCTCCGCCGGCCGCAGCGGTCGTCGACGAGCGCAAGACGTGAGGGCAGCCCTGGCCGCGCTGGTCGTCAGCGGCGCGGTCGTGACGATGGCGGGGCCGCTGGCCGCGCAGGAGATCTACCAGGCGGTGGTCCTCGACCTCACCGACCTCGAGGTCCACGTGATCGTCGCGCGCACCCGAGGCGACGAGCAGATCCAGTGCTTCCTCCGCGACACCGCCGGCCGGGTCCGCCTGGTGGGCGCTCGGCCGGTGTCGGCCGGGCTCGGGTCAGGCGGCACCACGATTCTCACGGTTCCCCTCCCCCTCCTCGGGCCCGGGGAAACCGAGTTCGCGGTCACCCTGGTCCGCTCTGACCGCGAGCTCGACCGGACGGCGTGGCAGCCCATCTTTCGGGGAGCGACTCGCGGCGCCACGCCGTGAGGACGCCCTCGACGGCGTGAGCCGGCCGCGGCCGGTGCGCGCGCTCCGCCTTCATGCCCCCGCACCCGTCGAGGCGGGTCCCCTGCGCCTCGAGGAGATCGCTGCCCCCACGCCCGGCCCCGCCGCGATCCGGCTGGCCATCCGGGCCTGCGGTCTCTGCCACACCGACCTTCACATCGTCGAGGGCGAGGTCGCGCCGCGACGGCGCCCGCTCGTTCCCGGCCATCAGGTCGTGGGCGTGGTCGACGCCGTCGGGCCGAGTGCCCGGCGCTTCCGCGTCGGCGACCGGGTCGGCGTTGCCTGGCTCCACTGGACCTGCGGGGCCTGCCCCGCTTGCCGGCGCGGCGACGAGAACCTGTGTCCCGAGGCGCGCTTCACCGGATTCGACGTCGACGGCGGCTACGCGGAGACCATGGTGGTCCCGGAAGCGTTCGCCTATCCGCTGCCGGCCGCGCTCGACGACGCGACGGCTGCGCCCCTCTTGTGTGCGGGGATCATCGGCTACCGGGCCCTGCGCGTCGCCGGCGTCCGCCCCGGGGAGCGGCTCGGGCTCTTCGGCTTCGGGGCCTCTGCCCACCTGGCGCTCCAGGTGGCGCGCTACTGGGGCTGCGAGGTCGTCGTGGTCACGCGGAGCCCCGCGCATCGAGCCCTGGCTGTCCAGCTCGGCGCGGCGTGGGCGGGCCCCGCCGGAGATCCGGCGCCAGCGCCCCTCGACCGCGCGGTGCTCTTCGCGCCGGCCGGCTCGCTCATTCCGGACGCCCTGGCGTGCCTCCGCCCCGGTGGGACGGCGGCGGTGGCGGCGATCTATCTGGATCGGGTGCCGGAGTTCGACTACGGGCTCCTGTACGGAGAGCGCGTGGTGCGCAGCGTGACGGCCAGCACCCGCCAGGACGGCGAGGAGCTGCTGGCCCTGGCCGGGACGATCCCGCTTCGGCCCCAGGTGGAGGTGTTTCCC comes from the Candidatus Methylomirabilota bacterium genome and includes:
- a CDS encoding tetratricopeptide repeat protein — its product is MADPQRLQKLARAPEGAIRLAEAALWIATGEYPDLDIAAWLRILDALGRRAAERVTSGMPAGASAAALNAFLFEEEGFRGNAEDYHDPRNSFLNDVLERRLGIPITLSVVYIEVAAAAGLTVRGIGLPGHFVVRLEHQGEAKLLDPFHRGRSLTHADCHALVQRVSGAGVPFDPGYLRPVTTREIVVRMFRNLKGIYLARGDWARALRAVEPICLLAPEALAERRDRGTIHAKLGESRAAIRDWEAYLQGEPGASDAEQVRQNLRALRQALAVLN
- a CDS encoding ATP-binding protein; the protein is MTSSEVFRPRGPRNPEDDAIFRARRRESRLRQEVLVRVSICVLILAYNEILGTTAGAGPNAVIRTTTLLGLALNGPYYLAARTGRWSRIQAHGRMLVDVTLLTVGLFAAGGLAAAPYVSVYAIVPVYAGIVLSTAACIAATLAATAGYLAIALLQQAGWLPVTARPASNAWEVAAFNLLVLNVVGGLTATLCEAYRRSRRRLAVLYQDLERAYDETSRLNSEMQRTARLHVLGEVVAGVTHEIGNALQGALLPIDLVRAKVSEAVPGVLRHLDQIEYGCTTAIRIVRNVLQTARQSSEETVPVSLADVARRTIELKGYDIRRDGIAIQLDFPHEFPQIMGPPLRLQQVFLNLVTNAQHALRDGSRTRTIEIVGSTDFDRAIVEVRDTGPGIPPEILPRLFEPFYTTKVQGTGLGLAISVDIIRGLGGELTARNRPEGGAIFRMSLPVAPPAAAVVDERKT
- a CDS encoding aspartate/glutamate racemase family protein, whose product is MASIGVLMLDTHFPRIPGDLGHPGTFEFPVRYHRVPAATPERVVRVGDPALLDLFADAARALEREGVGAITTTCGFLARFQADLAAAVRVPIVTSSLLLVPLVARMLAPGRAVGLLTIDAGALGPAHLRGAGIGPDLPVAVAGLEKQGAATFARSILEDERTLDVEAARAEHRAAARRLIGEHPEVGALVLECANMPPYRLDVQVVTGLPVFDITDLVRLVQASLRPAPAGGGSGGPLPR
- a CDS encoding ABC transporter permease produces the protein MKRGAAPSRRWRRLGVGLLLAPAGALLTVLFVYPLANMASLSVRTRFPGAYGYTAEHYAKFVTDPYFLRVTQTTFTLALMVTALTIVIGYPVAYYFVRSRSRLKHWIFIGVISPLLVSIVVRTIGWTIILGNEGLVNQLLRGLGLTREAVPLMNSVWAVTVGMVHVLLPFMILSIASVLGKIDPALEESAAILGANPARTFWRVTLPLSIQGIAAGSILVFCLTIGAYITPWWLGRGKVLLFSTTIYDQILVIIDWPFGAAAAMILVAATLAILVVYFALVRRIGRR
- a CDS encoding zinc-dependent alcohol dehydrogenase family protein, coding for MSRPRPVRALRLHAPAPVEAGPLRLEEIAAPTPGPAAIRLAIRACGLCHTDLHIVEGEVAPRRRPLVPGHQVVGVVDAVGPSARRFRVGDRVGVAWLHWTCGACPACRRGDENLCPEARFTGFDVDGGYAETMVVPEAFAYPLPAALDDATAAPLLCAGIIGYRALRVAGVRPGERLGLFGFGASAHLALQVARYWGCEVVVVTRSPAHRALAVQLGAAWAGPAGDPAPAPLDRAVLFAPAGSLIPDALACLRPGGTAAVAAIYLDRVPEFDYGLLYGERVVRSVTASTRQDGEELLALAGTIPLRPQVEVFPLSTANAALAALKASRLRAAGVLVPD
- a CDS encoding OmpA family protein produces the protein MGKPRQLVLATVIGAALLGGGPWPSEAADTILLRTGEIAAGDLDDADLTLQTPQGPFRVTRDTSWRVILNLGTTGDSVLLRNGNRLSGIVDRGRYTLRVSGDQTRTFDRSEIGAITLGAAGAPSGRTADTLILRNGDSIYGDLTATEFALAAPSGTYRFQRDTVWRIFLGSAAGDALYLANGDRLSGIVDQPSYAVRTPDGQVMEFGRDVVKEVMLRSPERPGAAAGPGPGAVGPGAPSGPVTPSGPVAVAPPTAAVPPTPVPAALRAVLRDLQFEFDRWDLTSESRKTLEDVATGMKAYPALRLLIEGHADERGTAEYNLALGARRAQTARDYLVTLGIEPGRLDMISYGEEKPLDPGHNELAWSLNRRAHFVVKAQ